One part of the Kryptolebias marmoratus isolate JLee-2015 linkage group LG13, ASM164957v2, whole genome shotgun sequence genome encodes these proteins:
- the elnb gene encoding elastin b isoform X3 → MARGTVATYLHGVLLLTLWKPSLQGGVYIPAAGGAGAGTGAGAGLGFGPGGTGTGFGPGGTGTGFQPGGGGATGVGPGGGGFGGQGPGGAGPGGVGPGGFGPGTFGPGAGYGGQGTGQGAGRVGGGLGPGGVGTGGFGPGGVGPGGYGTGPGGAGPGGFGQVGAGPGGQGLGGFGAGGPGTGTGQGAGPGYTPGGAYGGYGGGYGPKPPKTGGVGTSLGGTGYGPGGTGFRPGGTGFGPGGTGFGPGGAGVGPGGTGVVPGGTGFGPGGTGLGPGGTGFGPGGAGVGPGGTGFGPGRTGFGPGGTGAGPGGTGVVPGGTGFGPGGTGVGPGGAGIGPGGTVPGGGAPVLPQTGTTGGGPGGKSGGKASKQVPGIGVPGLYQGGFVPGQGFGGRGILPGVVTGSGLGPQTGTGVLGQSGTGPGVVANGRGQPLPGVFRGYPLISPKLGAGKSKNPAKAAAKYGGTGGGAIGQGGTLGGGAGRLPGGGGGVTPGIGGGVGTGVGPGVGGGVGTGVGPGFGTGVGPGVGTGVGPGVGTGVGPGLGYGPGSAKARKYGSVGPGGAGVGLSTGVGPASGIGTVGAGGGFGFGPGGASTGSVGGPGGGQQGGGVGLGTGMGPGSGVGFGSGGAATGTGSLGYGPGGTGTGRPGTGPGGYDASAKARKYGMLSGALGGPGLGPGGAGPGGTGTGYRPGGAGTGYGPGGAETGYGPGGAGTGYGPGGVGPGGAGTGYGPGGVRPGGAGTGYGPGGVGPGGAGTGYGPGGAGTGYGPGGYAGAKPRKYGLGGGTGAGSGLGTGGGVPGRGVGLTTGGGPGAGFGTAGTHGSGVGTGGGPSGFGPGSAGGYPGGAKSLKYGLPGGGGAPRSGLGGRFGGTTAGNYGPGTGGVLGTGQGYGPGAGTGYGPGGGFGTGPGTGYGTGYGAGSKPAKYGFGTAGSKATKYGQTGGVVPGTGTRIIPGVSANGTSSVGRNGTIGPRDGLGLPGGTPPPLTEGDGVNASVIEGSGIPGEAVSGRPVGRGEDGLNGTGIPIIGAKPGLNGTRVPGSTGYTPDGDGGPQPSARPGAEPDLSSGVLPRPKPLRPPGVPRGDTPGEGDGEGGPDGERAVTESTAGGPGGFGSRVTGVGRGDSPGTGTESGGLATAVRGTPKPPTAYGRDGTLAGGGSLGVGSGTSSVGRGPGGMGLVPGAVGSGGVGTGVPKPGKSYGAGGAGILPGGGIRYPSGAGVGQGAGKAGKAYGAYGTGGLGGFGPGGYGAGQGGYGAGPGGFGTGPGSRPIGGPGGVGTIGAGTGPGGAGAGQGRVDSGLGGYGGGIRPDGSRYGTSPGTGQPQKSYGAGAAGTGTGPGSYGTGPGGVGSSQGGFGPGGFVLGSLGQGGLRPGTAGTGPGGVGTGPGSYGPGGAGTIPGVYTSGGQGMGARKPSKTGYGPSLGGAGYGQGTGVGTVGAGTAASRYVPGGAGFGPGGAGTGTGFGPGGAGTGTGFGPGGAGTGTGGFGPGGAGTGTGGFGPGGAGIGTGFGPGGQTFGKQKPSKSGYVGPGYGPGGLGGAGGPGGAGARPGTFGPGGYGPGGAGTGGFGPGGAGTGGFGPGGAGTGGFGPGGAGTGGLGPGGAGTGGYGPGGAGTGGFSPGGVGTGGFGPGGAGTGGLGPGGAGTGGFGPGGAGTGGYGPGGAGTGGFGPGGAGTFGLGPGGFGPGRGVGYGPSGQTLGPRKPAKSGYGSSLGGTGYGPGAGGLPGTGTGGVLGGGSGSVVGGTGGAGGTSQTVGGAGGLPGGAGQGYGGLAGGGYPGYAGTGQKSKAQKAAKYAAMQALLGAGGFRGGGCQGNYCGRRRK, encoded by the exons ATGGCAAGAGGGACGGTGGCCACATACCTGCATGGAGTGCTTCTCCTGACTCTGTGGAAACCCTCGCTGCAAGGAG GCGTATACAtaccagctgctggaggagctggagctggcACCGGAGCTGGTGCAGGACTTGGATTCGGACCAGGTGGCACAGGTACGGGATTCGGACCTGGAGGAACTGGGACCGGTTTTCAGCCTGGTGGTGGTGGAGCGACTGGTGTTGGTCCAGGAGGAG GAGGGTTTGGTGGACAAGGACCTGGGGGAGCTGGACCAGGAGGAGTGGGTCCAGGGGGATTCGGGCCAGGCACCTTTGGTCCAG GAGCTGGCTATGGTGGACAGGGAACTGGACAGGGAGCTGGACGTGTAGGAGGAGGACTGGGACCGGGAGGAGTAGGGACCGGAGGTTTTGGTCCAGGTGGTGTTGGTCCTGGAGGCTATGGAACCGGGCCTGGTGGAGCTGGTCCAGGTGGCTTTGGACAAGTAGGCGCTGGTCCAGGTGGCCAAG GACTTGGAGGCTTTGGAGCAGGAGGTCCTGGTACTGGTACAGGTCAGGGAGCTGGACCAGGTTACACCCCTGGAG GTGCCTATGGAGGATATGGAGGTGGTTACGGAcccaaaccccccaaaacag GTGGCGTTGGAACATCTCTTGGAGGAACAGGTTATGGCCCTGGTGGTACTGGGTTTAGACCTGGTGGAACAGGATTTGGTCCAGGTGGAACAGGATTTGGACCTGGCGGTGCAGGAGTTGGACCTGGTGGAACTGGGGTTGTGCCAGGGGGAACAGGATTTGGTCCTGGTGGAACAGGACTTGGGCCAGGTGGTACAGGATTTGGCCCTGGTGGTGCAGGAGTTGGACCTGGTGGAACAGGATTTGGACCTGGGAGAACAGGATTTGGTCCTGGCGGTACAGGTGCTGGGCCAGGTGGAACTGGGGTTGTGCCTGGGGGAACAGGATTTGGTCCTGGTGGAACAGGAGTTGGGCCAGGTGGTGCAGGAATCGGTCCTGGTGGAACTGTTCCAGGTGGAGGAG CGCCAGTGCTGCCTCAGACTGGTACAACtggaggaggaccaggaggaaaAAGTGGTGGTAAAGCATCAAAACAAGTTCCAG GCATTGGTGTGCCTGGACTCTATCAAGGTGGATTTGTACCAGGTCAAG gatttggagGCCGTGGCATTCTCCCTGGAGTGGTCACAGGATCTGGACTTGGGCCTCAGACTG GGACTGGAGTACTCGGTCAAAGTGGGACAGGACCAGGAGTGGTAGCCA atgGTCGTGGACAACCATTGCCTGGAGTTTTTCGTGGTTACCCTCTTATATCACCTAAATTAG GAGCAGGAAAATCAAAAAACCCTGccaaagcagcagctaaatATG GTGGAACTGGAGGAGGCGCCATTGGTCAAGGAGGCACCTTAGGGGGTGGAGCTGGAAGACttcctggaggaggagggggagtcACACCTGGAATAGGAGGGGGTGTTGGTACAGGAGTGGGACCTGGAGTAGGGGGAGGTGTTGGTACAGGAGTGGGACCTGGGTTTGGAACAGGAGTGGGACCTGGAGTTGGAACGGGAGTGGGACCTGGAGTTGGAACGGGAGTAGGACCTGGCTTGG GTTATGGTCCCGGCTCAGCAAAAGCACGCAAATATG GCAGTGTGggccctggaggagctggagttgGTCTCAGCACGGGAGTGGGGCCAGCCTCTGGTATTGGGACAGTTGGGGCAGGTggtggttttggttttggtccAGGTGGCGCAAGCACTGGTTCAGTTGGGGGCCCTGGAGGTGGACAACAAGGAGGAGGAGTTGGCCTTGGTACAGGGATGGGACCTGGCTCAGGGGTTGGTTTTGGTTCAGGTGGAGCTGCCACTGGCACTGGTAGTCTAGGCTATGGTCCAGGCGGCACTGGAACAGGAAGACCAGGAACTGGACCTGGTG GTTATGATGCCAGCGCCAAAGCCCGTAAATATG GAATGCTAAGTGGAGCACTTGGAGGTCCAGGATTAGGACCAGGTGGAGCAGGACCAGGTGGCACAGGTACTGGATATAGACCAGGTGGTGCAGGAACTGGCTATGGACCAGGTGGTGCAGAGACAGGCTATGGACCAGGTGGTGCAGGGACAGGCTATGGACCAGGTGGAGTCGGGCCAGGCGGTGCAGGAACTGGCTATGGACCAGGTGGAGTCCGGCCAGGTGGTGCAGGGACTGGCTATGGACCAGGTGGAGTCGGGCCAGGTGGTGCTGGAACTGGCTATGGACCAGGTGGTGCTGGGACTGGCTATGGACCTGGAG GTTATGCAGGTGCTAAACCACGCAAATATG GACTTGGTGGTGGAACCGGCGCTGGTTCTGGACTTGGAACAGGTGGAGGGGTTCCTGGTAGAGGTGTTGGACTGACGACTGGTGGTGGACCTGGAGCAGGGTTTGGGACTGCAGGGACTCATGGTTCTGGTGTAGGAACAGGAGGTGGACCGAGTGGCTTTGGACCTGGCAGTGCAGgag GGTATCCTGGTGGGGCCAAATCTCTCAAATACG GACTTCCTGGTGGTGGCGGAGCCCCAAGATCTGGTCTAGGTGGGAGATTTGGTGGCACAACAGCGGGCAACTATGGCCCAGGGACAGGAGGAGTCCTGGGGACAGGCCAAGGTTATGGACCTGGAGCTGGGACTGGTTACGGACCAGGTGGAGGTTTTGGAACAGGACCAGGGACTGGATATGGAACAG GTTATGGAGCTGGATCAAAACCTGCTAAATATG GTTTTGGTACAGCTGGATCCAAAGCTACTAAATATG GGCAAACTGGAGGAGTTGTACCTGGAACAGGAACAAGAATCATCCCCGGTGTTTCAGCAAATGGCACCAGCTCTGTCGGCAGAAATGGAACAATTG GTCCGAGAGACGGGCTTGGACTTCCAGGCGGCACACCACCACCATTAACAGAAG GTGATGGTGTTAATGCCAGCGTCATAGAGGGGTCTGGAATTCCTGGAGAAG CAGTAAGTGGAAGACCAGTGGGGAGGGGAGAAGATGGCCTGAATGGGACAGGAATCCCAATCATTGGAGCAAAACCAG GACTGAATGGGACCAGAGTTCCAG GTTCCACAGGATATACACCTG ATGGTGATGGAGGTCCACAACCAAGTG CGAGGCCAGGAGCTG aacCTGATCTCTCAAGTGGGGTGCTGCCAAGACCCAAACCTCTCAGGCCTCCAG gtGTCCCTAGAGGAGACACGCCAGGTGAAGGAGATGGAGAAGGAGGTCCTGATGGAGAGAGGGCTGTTACAGAAAGCACGGCTGGAGGACCGGGAGGATTTGGCAGCAGAGTAACAGGAGTGGGACGAGGAGACAGTCCTGGCACTGGAACTGAATCAGGGGGTTTAGCTACAGCAGTACGAGGAACACCGAAACCACCCACAG CATATGGACGCGATGGGACTCTAGCAGGAGGTGGATCTCTTGGAGTCGGAAGTGGAACCAGCTCAGTTGGAAGAGGTCCAGGAGGAATGGGCTTGGTACCTGGGGCTGTTGGCTCTGGCGGAGTGGGAACAGGAGTCCCAAAACCTGGAAAAA GCTATGGTGCTGGAGGAGCGGGGATTCTACCAGGTGGAG GCATACGTTATCCCAGTGGAGCCGGAGTAGGACAAGGAGcaggaaaagcaggaaaag CCTATGGGGCTTATGGAACTGGAGGCCTGGGTGGATTTGGACCCGGTGGATATGGTGCTGGTCAAGGAGGTTATGGTGCAGGGCCTGGTGGATTTGGAACTGGACCTGGAAGCAGACCCATTGGTGGTCCTGGAGGTGTTGGGACCATTGGAGCTGGAACTGGTCCTGGAGGTGCAGGAGCAGGCCAAGGTAGAGTCGACAGCGGACTGGGTGGATACGGTGGCGGTATAAGACCTGATG GCTCTCGATATGGCACAAGTCCTGGAACTGGCCAACCCCAAAAAA GTTATGGAGCAGGAGCTGCTGGTACTGGGACAGGGCCTGGCAGTTATGGAACTGGGCCTGGTGGAGTTGGTTCTAGCCAAGGTGGTTTTGGTCCAGGTGGCTTTGTGCTTGGCAGCCTTGGACAAGGTGGGCTTAGGCCTGGCACTGCTGGCACTGGGCCAGGGGGTGTTGGAACTGGACCAGGCAGCTATGGACCTGGTGGAGCAGGGACCATTCCTGGAGTTTATACTAGTGGAGGTCAAGGAATGGGGGCAAGAAAACCATCAAAAACTG GCTATGGACCATCATTAGGTGGTGCTGGCTATGGGCAAG GTACTGGAGTTGGAACTGTTGGAGCAGGTACAGCAGCTAGCAGATATGTACCTGGTGGTGCTGGATTTGGACCAGGTGGTGCTGGCACAGGGACTGGATTCGGACCAGGTGGTGCTGGCACAGGAACTGGATTCGGACCAG GTGGTGCTGGCACAGGAACTGGAGGGTTTGGACCTGGTGGTGCTGGCACAGGAACTGGAGGGTTTGGACCTGGTGGTGCTGGCATAGGAACTGGGTTTGGACCAGGTGGCCAGacatttggaaaacaaaaaccttctaAGTCCG GTTATGTTGGACCTGGCTATGGACCAG GAGGTTTAGGAGGAGCAGGTGGtcctggaggagcaggagctaGGCCTGGTACTTTTGGGCCTGGAGGATATGGTCCAGGAGGTGCTGGAACTGGCGGCTTCGGTCCAGGAGGTGCTGGAACTGGCGGCTTCGGTCCAGGAGGTGCTGGAACTGGCGGCTTCggtccaggaggagctggaactGGCGGCCTTGGACCAGGAGGTGCTGGAACTGGCGGTTATggaccaggaggagctggaactGGCGGCTTCAGTCCAGGAGGTGTTGGAACTGGCGGCTTCGGTCCAGGAGGTGCTGGAACTGGTGGCCTTGGACCAGGAGGTGCTGGAACTGGCGGCTTTggtccaggaggagctggaactGGCGGTTATggaccaggaggagctggaactGGCGGCTTCGGTCCAGGAGGTGCTGGAACTTTTGGCCTTGGTCCAGGAGGTTTTGGACCTGGTCGGGGTGTTGGATATGGACCCAGTGGCCAAACACTTGGACCAAGAAAGCCTGCTAAATCTGGTTATGGTTCATCTTTGGGTGGAACTGGTTATGGGCCAG GAGCAGGAGGTCTTCCGGGTACAGGAACAGGAGGTGTCTTGGGAGGTGGATCAG GCTCTGTAGtgggaggaacaggaggagcaggaggaacaaGCCAAACTGTGGGAGGAGCAGGGGGTCTACCAG GGGGTGCTGGGCAAGGATATGGTGGACTGGCTGGAGGAGGATATCCAG GATATGCAGGAACTGGacaaaaat CCAAGGCACAGAAGGCAGCCAAATACGCAGCCATGCAGGCTTTACTTGGAGCTGGAGGCTTCAGAG GCGGTGGCTGTCAGGGTAACTACTGTGGCCGAAGGAGGAAGTGA
- the elnb gene encoding elastin b isoform X1, which produces MARGTVATYLHGVLLLTLWKPSLQGGVYIPAAGGAGAGTGAGAGLGFGPGGTGTGFGPGGTGTGFQPGGGGATGVGPGGGGFGGQGPGGAGPGGVGPGGFGPGTFGPGAGYGGQGTGQGAGRVGGGLGPGGVGTGGFGPGGVGPGGYGTGPGGAGPGGFGQVGAGPGGQGTGLGGFGAGGPGTGTGQGAGPGYTPGGAYGGYGGGYGPKPPKTGGVGTSLGGTGYGPGGTGFRPGGTGFGPGGTGFGPGGAGVGPGGTGVVPGGTGFGPGGTGLGPGGTGFGPGGAGVGPGGTGFGPGRTGFGPGGTGAGPGGTGVVPGGTGFGPGGTGVGPGGAGIGPGGTVPGGGAPVLPQTGTTGGGPGGKSGGKASKQVPGIGVPGLYQGGFVPGQGFGGRGILPGVVTGSGLGPQTGTGVLGQSGTGPGVVANGRGQPLPGVFRGYPLISPKLGAGKSKNPAKAAAKYGGTGGGAIGQGGTLGGGAGRLPGGGGGVTPGIGGGVGTGVGPGVGGGVGTGVGPGFGTGVGPGVGTGVGPGVGTGVGPGLGYGPGSAKARKYGSVGPGGAGVGLSTGVGPASGIGTVGAGGGFGFGPGGASTGSVGGPGGGQQGGGVGLGTGMGPGSGVGFGSGGAATGTGSLGYGPGGTGTGRPGTGPGGYDASAKARKYGMLSGALGGPGLGPGGAGPGGTGTGYRPGGAGTGYGPGGAETGYGPGGAGTGYGPGGVGPGGAGTGYGPGGVRPGGAGTGYGPGGVGPGGAGTGYGPGGAGTGYGPGGYAGAKPRKYGLGGGTGAGSGLGTGGGVPGRGVGLTTGGGPGAGFGTAGTHGSGVGTGGGPSGFGPGSAGGYPGGAKSLKYGLPGGGGAPRSGLGGRFGGTTAGNYGPGTGGVLGTGQGYGPGAGTGYGPGGGFGTGPGTGYGTGYGAGSKPAKYGFGTAGSKATKYGQTGGVVPGTGTRIIPGVSANGTSSVGRNGTIGPRDGLGLPGGTPPPLTEGDGVNASVIEGSGIPGEAVSGRPVGRGEDGLNGTGIPIIGAKPGLNGTRVPGSTGYTPDGDGGPQPSARPGAEPDLSSGVLPRPKPLRPPGVPRGDTPGEGDGEGGPDGERAVTESTAGGPGGFGSRVTGVGRGDSPGTGTESGGLATAVRGTPKPPTAYGRDGTLAGGGSLGVGSGTSSVGRGPGGMGLVPGAVGSGGVGTGVPKPGKSYGAGGAGILPGGGIRYPSGAGVGQGAGKAGKAYGAYGTGGLGGFGPGGYGAGQGGYGAGPGGFGTGPGSRPIGGPGGVGTIGAGTGPGGAGAGQGRVDSGLGGYGGGIRPDGSRYGTSPGTGQPQKSYGAGAAGTGTGPGSYGTGPGGVGSSQGGFGPGGFVLGSLGQGGLRPGTAGTGPGGVGTGPGSYGPGGAGTIPGVYTSGGQGMGARKPSKTGYGPSLGGAGYGQGTGVGTVGAGTAASRYVPGGAGFGPGGAGTGTGFGPGGAGTGTGFGPGGAGTGTGGFGPGGAGTGTGGFGPGGAGIGTGFGPGGQTFGKQKPSKSGYVGPGYGPGGLGGAGGPGGAGARPGTFGPGGYGPGGAGTGGFGPGGAGTGGFGPGGAGTGGFGPGGAGTGGLGPGGAGTGGYGPGGAGTGGFSPGGVGTGGFGPGGAGTGGLGPGGAGTGGFGPGGAGTGGYGPGGAGTGGFGPGGAGTFGLGPGGFGPGRGVGYGPSGQTLGPRKPAKSGYGSSLGGTGYGPGAGGLPGTGTGGVLGGGSGSVVGGTGGAGGTSQTVGGAGGLPGGAGQGYGGLAGGGYPGYAGTGQKSKAQKAAKYAAMQALLGAGGFRGGGCQGNYCGRRRK; this is translated from the exons ATGGCAAGAGGGACGGTGGCCACATACCTGCATGGAGTGCTTCTCCTGACTCTGTGGAAACCCTCGCTGCAAGGAG GCGTATACAtaccagctgctggaggagctggagctggcACCGGAGCTGGTGCAGGACTTGGATTCGGACCAGGTGGCACAGGTACGGGATTCGGACCTGGAGGAACTGGGACCGGTTTTCAGCCTGGTGGTGGTGGAGCGACTGGTGTTGGTCCAGGAGGAG GAGGGTTTGGTGGACAAGGACCTGGGGGAGCTGGACCAGGAGGAGTGGGTCCAGGGGGATTCGGGCCAGGCACCTTTGGTCCAG GAGCTGGCTATGGTGGACAGGGAACTGGACAGGGAGCTGGACGTGTAGGAGGAGGACTGGGACCGGGAGGAGTAGGGACCGGAGGTTTTGGTCCAGGTGGTGTTGGTCCTGGAGGCTATGGAACCGGGCCTGGTGGAGCTGGTCCAGGTGGCTTTGGACAAGTAGGCGCTGGTCCAGGTGGCCAAGGTACAG GACTTGGAGGCTTTGGAGCAGGAGGTCCTGGTACTGGTACAGGTCAGGGAGCTGGACCAGGTTACACCCCTGGAG GTGCCTATGGAGGATATGGAGGTGGTTACGGAcccaaaccccccaaaacag GTGGCGTTGGAACATCTCTTGGAGGAACAGGTTATGGCCCTGGTGGTACTGGGTTTAGACCTGGTGGAACAGGATTTGGTCCAGGTGGAACAGGATTTGGACCTGGCGGTGCAGGAGTTGGACCTGGTGGAACTGGGGTTGTGCCAGGGGGAACAGGATTTGGTCCTGGTGGAACAGGACTTGGGCCAGGTGGTACAGGATTTGGCCCTGGTGGTGCAGGAGTTGGACCTGGTGGAACAGGATTTGGACCTGGGAGAACAGGATTTGGTCCTGGCGGTACAGGTGCTGGGCCAGGTGGAACTGGGGTTGTGCCTGGGGGAACAGGATTTGGTCCTGGTGGAACAGGAGTTGGGCCAGGTGGTGCAGGAATCGGTCCTGGTGGAACTGTTCCAGGTGGAGGAG CGCCAGTGCTGCCTCAGACTGGTACAACtggaggaggaccaggaggaaaAAGTGGTGGTAAAGCATCAAAACAAGTTCCAG GCATTGGTGTGCCTGGACTCTATCAAGGTGGATTTGTACCAGGTCAAG gatttggagGCCGTGGCATTCTCCCTGGAGTGGTCACAGGATCTGGACTTGGGCCTCAGACTG GGACTGGAGTACTCGGTCAAAGTGGGACAGGACCAGGAGTGGTAGCCA atgGTCGTGGACAACCATTGCCTGGAGTTTTTCGTGGTTACCCTCTTATATCACCTAAATTAG GAGCAGGAAAATCAAAAAACCCTGccaaagcagcagctaaatATG GTGGAACTGGAGGAGGCGCCATTGGTCAAGGAGGCACCTTAGGGGGTGGAGCTGGAAGACttcctggaggaggagggggagtcACACCTGGAATAGGAGGGGGTGTTGGTACAGGAGTGGGACCTGGAGTAGGGGGAGGTGTTGGTACAGGAGTGGGACCTGGGTTTGGAACAGGAGTGGGACCTGGAGTTGGAACGGGAGTGGGACCTGGAGTTGGAACGGGAGTAGGACCTGGCTTGG GTTATGGTCCCGGCTCAGCAAAAGCACGCAAATATG GCAGTGTGggccctggaggagctggagttgGTCTCAGCACGGGAGTGGGGCCAGCCTCTGGTATTGGGACAGTTGGGGCAGGTggtggttttggttttggtccAGGTGGCGCAAGCACTGGTTCAGTTGGGGGCCCTGGAGGTGGACAACAAGGAGGAGGAGTTGGCCTTGGTACAGGGATGGGACCTGGCTCAGGGGTTGGTTTTGGTTCAGGTGGAGCTGCCACTGGCACTGGTAGTCTAGGCTATGGTCCAGGCGGCACTGGAACAGGAAGACCAGGAACTGGACCTGGTG GTTATGATGCCAGCGCCAAAGCCCGTAAATATG GAATGCTAAGTGGAGCACTTGGAGGTCCAGGATTAGGACCAGGTGGAGCAGGACCAGGTGGCACAGGTACTGGATATAGACCAGGTGGTGCAGGAACTGGCTATGGACCAGGTGGTGCAGAGACAGGCTATGGACCAGGTGGTGCAGGGACAGGCTATGGACCAGGTGGAGTCGGGCCAGGCGGTGCAGGAACTGGCTATGGACCAGGTGGAGTCCGGCCAGGTGGTGCAGGGACTGGCTATGGACCAGGTGGAGTCGGGCCAGGTGGTGCTGGAACTGGCTATGGACCAGGTGGTGCTGGGACTGGCTATGGACCTGGAG GTTATGCAGGTGCTAAACCACGCAAATATG GACTTGGTGGTGGAACCGGCGCTGGTTCTGGACTTGGAACAGGTGGAGGGGTTCCTGGTAGAGGTGTTGGACTGACGACTGGTGGTGGACCTGGAGCAGGGTTTGGGACTGCAGGGACTCATGGTTCTGGTGTAGGAACAGGAGGTGGACCGAGTGGCTTTGGACCTGGCAGTGCAGgag GGTATCCTGGTGGGGCCAAATCTCTCAAATACG GACTTCCTGGTGGTGGCGGAGCCCCAAGATCTGGTCTAGGTGGGAGATTTGGTGGCACAACAGCGGGCAACTATGGCCCAGGGACAGGAGGAGTCCTGGGGACAGGCCAAGGTTATGGACCTGGAGCTGGGACTGGTTACGGACCAGGTGGAGGTTTTGGAACAGGACCAGGGACTGGATATGGAACAG GTTATGGAGCTGGATCAAAACCTGCTAAATATG GTTTTGGTACAGCTGGATCCAAAGCTACTAAATATG GGCAAACTGGAGGAGTTGTACCTGGAACAGGAACAAGAATCATCCCCGGTGTTTCAGCAAATGGCACCAGCTCTGTCGGCAGAAATGGAACAATTG GTCCGAGAGACGGGCTTGGACTTCCAGGCGGCACACCACCACCATTAACAGAAG GTGATGGTGTTAATGCCAGCGTCATAGAGGGGTCTGGAATTCCTGGAGAAG CAGTAAGTGGAAGACCAGTGGGGAGGGGAGAAGATGGCCTGAATGGGACAGGAATCCCAATCATTGGAGCAAAACCAG GACTGAATGGGACCAGAGTTCCAG GTTCCACAGGATATACACCTG ATGGTGATGGAGGTCCACAACCAAGTG CGAGGCCAGGAGCTG aacCTGATCTCTCAAGTGGGGTGCTGCCAAGACCCAAACCTCTCAGGCCTCCAG gtGTCCCTAGAGGAGACACGCCAGGTGAAGGAGATGGAGAAGGAGGTCCTGATGGAGAGAGGGCTGTTACAGAAAGCACGGCTGGAGGACCGGGAGGATTTGGCAGCAGAGTAACAGGAGTGGGACGAGGAGACAGTCCTGGCACTGGAACTGAATCAGGGGGTTTAGCTACAGCAGTACGAGGAACACCGAAACCACCCACAG CATATGGACGCGATGGGACTCTAGCAGGAGGTGGATCTCTTGGAGTCGGAAGTGGAACCAGCTCAGTTGGAAGAGGTCCAGGAGGAATGGGCTTGGTACCTGGGGCTGTTGGCTCTGGCGGAGTGGGAACAGGAGTCCCAAAACCTGGAAAAA GCTATGGTGCTGGAGGAGCGGGGATTCTACCAGGTGGAG GCATACGTTATCCCAGTGGAGCCGGAGTAGGACAAGGAGcaggaaaagcaggaaaag CCTATGGGGCTTATGGAACTGGAGGCCTGGGTGGATTTGGACCCGGTGGATATGGTGCTGGTCAAGGAGGTTATGGTGCAGGGCCTGGTGGATTTGGAACTGGACCTGGAAGCAGACCCATTGGTGGTCCTGGAGGTGTTGGGACCATTGGAGCTGGAACTGGTCCTGGAGGTGCAGGAGCAGGCCAAGGTAGAGTCGACAGCGGACTGGGTGGATACGGTGGCGGTATAAGACCTGATG GCTCTCGATATGGCACAAGTCCTGGAACTGGCCAACCCCAAAAAA GTTATGGAGCAGGAGCTGCTGGTACTGGGACAGGGCCTGGCAGTTATGGAACTGGGCCTGGTGGAGTTGGTTCTAGCCAAGGTGGTTTTGGTCCAGGTGGCTTTGTGCTTGGCAGCCTTGGACAAGGTGGGCTTAGGCCTGGCACTGCTGGCACTGGGCCAGGGGGTGTTGGAACTGGACCAGGCAGCTATGGACCTGGTGGAGCAGGGACCATTCCTGGAGTTTATACTAGTGGAGGTCAAGGAATGGGGGCAAGAAAACCATCAAAAACTG GCTATGGACCATCATTAGGTGGTGCTGGCTATGGGCAAG GTACTGGAGTTGGAACTGTTGGAGCAGGTACAGCAGCTAGCAGATATGTACCTGGTGGTGCTGGATTTGGACCAGGTGGTGCTGGCACAGGGACTGGATTCGGACCAGGTGGTGCTGGCACAGGAACTGGATTCGGACCAG GTGGTGCTGGCACAGGAACTGGAGGGTTTGGACCTGGTGGTGCTGGCACAGGAACTGGAGGGTTTGGACCTGGTGGTGCTGGCATAGGAACTGGGTTTGGACCAGGTGGCCAGacatttggaaaacaaaaaccttctaAGTCCG GTTATGTTGGACCTGGCTATGGACCAG GAGGTTTAGGAGGAGCAGGTGGtcctggaggagcaggagctaGGCCTGGTACTTTTGGGCCTGGAGGATATGGTCCAGGAGGTGCTGGAACTGGCGGCTTCGGTCCAGGAGGTGCTGGAACTGGCGGCTTCGGTCCAGGAGGTGCTGGAACTGGCGGCTTCggtccaggaggagctggaactGGCGGCCTTGGACCAGGAGGTGCTGGAACTGGCGGTTATggaccaggaggagctggaactGGCGGCTTCAGTCCAGGAGGTGTTGGAACTGGCGGCTTCGGTCCAGGAGGTGCTGGAACTGGTGGCCTTGGACCAGGAGGTGCTGGAACTGGCGGCTTTggtccaggaggagctggaactGGCGGTTATggaccaggaggagctggaactGGCGGCTTCGGTCCAGGAGGTGCTGGAACTTTTGGCCTTGGTCCAGGAGGTTTTGGACCTGGTCGGGGTGTTGGATATGGACCCAGTGGCCAAACACTTGGACCAAGAAAGCCTGCTAAATCTGGTTATGGTTCATCTTTGGGTGGAACTGGTTATGGGCCAG GAGCAGGAGGTCTTCCGGGTACAGGAACAGGAGGTGTCTTGGGAGGTGGATCAG GCTCTGTAGtgggaggaacaggaggagcaggaggaacaaGCCAAACTGTGGGAGGAGCAGGGGGTCTACCAG GGGGTGCTGGGCAAGGATATGGTGGACTGGCTGGAGGAGGATATCCAG GATATGCAGGAACTGGacaaaaat CCAAGGCACAGAAGGCAGCCAAATACGCAGCCATGCAGGCTTTACTTGGAGCTGGAGGCTTCAGAG GCGGTGGCTGTCAGGGTAACTACTGTGGCCGAAGGAGGAAGTGA